In Rosa chinensis cultivar Old Blush chromosome 1, RchiOBHm-V2, whole genome shotgun sequence, a genomic segment contains:
- the LOC112168076 gene encoding uncharacterized protein LOC112168076: MAKTHKFIIVTTDFFTKWVEAEPMKEASGAIIRQFIFHNIVCRFGIPEELVSDRGATLMGGAWHETLYETLWAYRTSKQNPTATTPYALMFGHDVVLPLELNVQSLRVQDQHHLIDEDYVQAMWHEHEDLSEKRLEALDCLVMEKQRIANAYDK, encoded by the exons ATGGCGAAGACG cacaagttcatcatcgtcacTACTGACTTCTTCACGAAGTGGGTAGAGGCTGAACCTATGAAGGAGGCCTCTGGTGCCATCATTCGCCAGTTCATCTTTCACAATATTGTTTGCAGGTTCGGCATCCCTGAGGAGTTGGTGTCCGACAGGGGGGCAACATTAATGGGCGGTGCC TGGCATGAAACACTGTACGAGACACTATGGGCCTATCGCACTTCCAAGCAGAACCCTACTGCCACCACGCCCTATGCTTTGATGTTTGGTCATGACGTAGTTCTACCTTTAGAGCTCAATGTTCAGTCCCTACGCGTGCAGGATCAACATCATTTGATCGATGAGGACTATGTCCAGGCTATGTGGCACGAGCATGAGGATCTTAGTGAGAAGCGCTTAGAGGCTTTGGACTGCTTAGTGATGGAAAAGCAACGCATTGCTAACGCCTATGATAAATAG
- the LOC112168060 gene encoding protein pxr1-like codes for MSDSEDSVHSSEASDAGTESTFNQPIQQKLDQIKKRKRQEAEDFTDEASAEEGVNQDSEQSLEDKSESQGEQTTKRFIIKTRQQPKRKTVEGEEETRKRKNVQSRKSKGNKAIKGKKRKEEPKKEVQKAKIEWRQQKCTLSSFWRVVDAHKERIPEETKEILRGTDFGEMIVPFWEDKITENQLHKHEADL; via the coding sequence ATGAGTGATTCCGAAGATTCTGTCCATAGTTCAGAGGCTTCCGATGCGGGAACTGAGAGTACATTTAACCAGCCAATTCAACAGAAACTAGACCAAATCAAAAAGAGGAAGCGACAAGAAGCAGAAGACTTTACGGATGAAGCCTCTGCGGAAGAAGGGGTCAATCAAGATTCGGAACAATCACTGGAAGACAAATCAGAATCACAAGGGGAACAGACAACGAAGAGGTTTATCATAAAAACAAGACAACaaccaaaaaggaaaacagTTGAAGGCGAagaagaaacaaggaagaggaaaAATGTTCAATCGCGAAAGAGTAAAGGGAATAAGGcaataaaagggaaaaaaaggaAGGAAGAACCAAAAAAGGAGGTCCAAAAAGCTAAAATTGAATGGAGGCAGCAGAAGTGCACACTCAGTTCCTTCTGGAGAGTGGTGGACGCACACAAGGAGAGAATACCAGAAGAAACAAAGGAAATTTTGAGGGGTACTGATTTTGGTGAGATGATCGTACCATTCTGGGAAGACAAGATAACTGAGAACCAGCTCCACAAACATGAAGCGGACTTGTAG